A region of Desulfolithobacter dissulfuricans DNA encodes the following proteins:
- a CDS encoding M3 family oligoendopeptidase — protein MTVENGKGKQIDDVGAAEVLWSLEDLYLGVDDPALEEDMELCRREANGLARKYGGKVAGLDGGELLELVTRLEQLDERLGRLATYSFLHFTTRTGDPQASALLQRVEELAAGVGRQTIFFRLEWNRLDREQAETLLGSDLLEKYRHYLASLRRFAPHQLDQAREELLQELAPVGRSSWNVLFEKLLGQMTFGERRRTEEEVLSDLYHPDRTTRRQAAAEMTEGLQRHLHILTHIFNTLAAEKMIQDRLRSYPSWISSMNLENELRDETVDTLVEAVTGRYDIVHRYYEMKREILGLKRLYDYDRYAPVPGLEEGVIPWEQCCRIVVDSFAAFSTEMAEIAERFFQEKWIHAPVLPGKRGGAFAHPCVPDVHPYVMVNYLGTLRDVSTVAHELGHGVHQYLAARQGYYNSDTPLVLAETASVFAELLVFRAQLELLESREARRAFICQKLESIFATVFRQVAMNRFEDAMHRGRREQGELSPDQLSAFWLATQKPMFGDSVRLREEYGIWWSYIPHFLGTPGYVYSYAFGELLVLALYGLYQEQGEGFVDRYLELLAAGGSRSPYELLQPFGIDLDDPAFWHRGLDIIEQMLDELPPVR, from the coding sequence ATGACAGTAGAAAATGGGAAGGGAAAACAGATAGATGATGTAGGTGCGGCCGAGGTGCTCTGGTCCCTGGAGGACCTCTACCTCGGGGTGGACGATCCGGCCCTGGAGGAGGACATGGAGCTTTGCCGCCGGGAGGCGAACGGTCTGGCTCGGAAGTATGGAGGCAAGGTTGCCGGGCTTGATGGTGGTGAGCTGCTGGAGCTCGTCACCCGGCTCGAACAGCTTGACGAGCGCCTTGGCCGGCTGGCCACCTACAGTTTCCTCCATTTCACCACCCGCACCGGCGATCCCCAGGCCTCGGCCCTGCTGCAGCGGGTGGAGGAGCTGGCGGCCGGGGTGGGGCGTCAGACCATTTTTTTTCGCCTGGAGTGGAACCGGCTCGACAGGGAGCAGGCCGAGACTCTGCTTGGCTCGGATTTGCTGGAGAAATATCGTCACTACCTGGCCTCGCTTCGAAGGTTCGCTCCGCACCAGCTGGACCAGGCCCGGGAGGAGCTCCTCCAGGAGCTGGCCCCGGTGGGCCGCAGTTCCTGGAACGTTCTCTTTGAAAAGCTGCTCGGCCAGATGACCTTTGGCGAGCGCCGCCGTACCGAGGAAGAGGTCTTGAGCGACCTCTACCACCCGGATCGGACAACACGACGCCAGGCCGCGGCCGAGATGACCGAAGGGCTGCAGCGCCATCTCCACATCCTGACCCATATCTTCAACACCCTGGCGGCGGAAAAGATGATTCAGGATCGTCTGCGGAGTTATCCCTCCTGGATCAGTTCCATGAACCTGGAAAACGAACTGCGTGATGAAACCGTGGACACGCTGGTTGAGGCAGTGACCGGCCGTTATGACATCGTCCACCGTTATTATGAGATGAAACGGGAGATACTGGGGCTCAAGCGACTCTACGATTATGATCGTTACGCCCCGGTGCCAGGCCTGGAGGAAGGGGTGATCCCCTGGGAGCAGTGTTGCCGGATCGTTGTAGACTCCTTTGCCGCCTTTTCAACGGAAATGGCTGAAATAGCCGAGCGGTTTTTCCAGGAGAAATGGATTCATGCGCCGGTTCTGCCGGGCAAGCGGGGCGGCGCCTTTGCCCACCCCTGTGTCCCGGATGTCCATCCCTATGTCATGGTCAACTACCTGGGTACGCTGCGTGATGTCTCCACGGTAGCCCACGAGCTGGGCCACGGAGTCCACCAGTATCTGGCTGCACGTCAGGGCTATTATAACAGTGATACACCGCTGGTTCTGGCGGAGACCGCGTCGGTGTTTGCCGAGCTGCTGGTTTTTCGGGCCCAGCTCGAGCTGCTGGAAAGCCGGGAGGCGAGACGGGCTTTTATCTGCCAGAAGCTTGAATCCATCTTTGCCACCGTGTTCCGCCAGGTGGCCATGAACCGGTTCGAGGATGCCATGCACAGAGGGCGTCGTGAGCAGGGGGAACTCTCGCCCGACCAGCTGTCCGCCTTCTGGCTCGCTACCCAGAAACCCATGTTCGGTGACAGTGTCCGGCTGCGCGAAGAGTATGGAATCTGGTGGTCCTATATTCCCCATTTTCTCGGCACGCCGGGTTATGTCTACTCCTATGCCTTCGGTGAACTGCTGGTGCTGGCCCTGTACGGTCTGTACCAGGAACAGGGGGAAGGGTTTGTCGACAGGTATCTCGAGCTGCTGGCCGCTGGCGGCAGCCGCAGCCCCTACGAGCTGCTGCAGCCTTTCGGGATCGATCTCGATGATCCGGCTTTCTGGCACCGGGGGCTGGATATCATCGAGCAGATGCTGGATGAACTACCGCCCGTTCGTTAA
- a CDS encoding DMT family transporter, which produces MAIHLLMILCATLVSTSFTVGDAIANGMDPAVLTLLRFFLAALLFAPWIRRKFGLALPRPADLGRYAMISGALVGFFWLMFQALRSTSALNTSVLFTLVPGISGLYSAVLLRERLGRNRLLALALATAGAIWVIFRGDITLLVNLKMNQGDLLFFIGCLLMALYTPLVKLLHRGESMAFMTFWILVTGCGWLLILGGNRLFQVEWSQISLSVWAGIVYLAVFCTIITFFLSQYAVLFIGPTRVMAYSYLYPPLVIGLELLSGHPLPSLRTLAGILLIIPAMVVVQRQDRPPGPESQDRTG; this is translated from the coding sequence GTGGCAATCCATCTGCTGATGATCCTGTGCGCCACCCTGGTATCCACCTCCTTTACCGTGGGCGACGCCATTGCCAACGGTATGGACCCGGCGGTCCTGACCCTGCTGCGCTTTTTTCTGGCCGCGCTGCTCTTCGCGCCCTGGATACGGAGAAAATTCGGCCTGGCCCTGCCCCGACCCGCCGATCTGGGCCGCTACGCCATGATCAGCGGCGCCCTGGTGGGTTTTTTCTGGCTCATGTTCCAGGCCCTGCGTTCCACCTCCGCCCTGAACACCTCGGTCCTCTTTACCCTGGTTCCCGGCATTTCCGGTCTGTACAGCGCGGTGCTCCTGCGGGAACGGCTGGGCCGCAACCGACTGCTGGCCCTGGCACTGGCCACGGCCGGCGCCATCTGGGTCATCTTCCGGGGCGACATCACCCTGCTTGTAAACCTGAAAATGAACCAGGGCGACCTGCTGTTTTTCATCGGCTGTCTGCTCATGGCCCTGTATACTCCACTGGTCAAACTCCTGCACCGGGGTGAGTCCATGGCGTTCATGACCTTCTGGATCCTGGTCACCGGTTGCGGATGGCTGCTGATACTGGGAGGCAACCGGCTGTTTCAGGTGGAGTGGAGCCAAATCAGCCTGTCGGTCTGGGCCGGGATTGTCTACCTGGCCGTCTTCTGCACCATCATCACCTTTTTTCTCTCACAGTATGCGGTGCTCTTTATCGGCCCGACCCGGGTCATGGCCTACAGCTATCTCTATCCACCCCTGGTGATCGGCCTGGAACTCCTGTCCGGCCACCCCCTTCCCTCCCTGCGCACCCTGGCCGGCATCCTGCTGATTATCCCGGCCATGGTGGTGGTCCAGCGCCAGGACAGGCCTCCCGGACCTGAGAGCCAGGACAGGACCGGTTAA
- a CDS encoding inositol monophosphatase family protein — MNRIQRVIEQIDDPEQTSLLQAACRAALTGGSILRELYDKPHTIEMKGAINLVTEADIASETAILASLDEDAPGIAVLAEESAAETPEEEEQGQQWIVDPLDGTTNFAHGFPFFGTSIALLDCGRPRVGVVYCPMQDELFCALEGAGAWLNGQRIAVTDTRFLLEALVATGFPYDIHAALDQVLAQLRAVLPRVRDIRRAGAAALDLAYVACGRLDGFWEMDLKPWDTAAGWLLVTEAGGKVSDFAGNDYSPFLPRILASNGMLHEQLGNLLT, encoded by the coding sequence ATGAATCGTATCCAGAGAGTCATTGAACAGATAGACGACCCGGAGCAAACCAGCCTGCTGCAGGCCGCATGCCGGGCAGCCCTGACCGGCGGTTCCATTCTTCGGGAGCTGTACGACAAGCCCCACACCATCGAGATGAAAGGAGCCATCAACCTGGTGACCGAGGCCGATATCGCCTCGGAAACCGCCATTCTTGCCTCCCTGGACGAAGATGCGCCCGGCATTGCTGTCCTGGCCGAGGAATCGGCCGCCGAGACGCCGGAGGAAGAAGAACAGGGCCAGCAATGGATCGTCGATCCCCTGGACGGGACCACCAACTTTGCCCATGGCTTCCCCTTTTTCGGGACCTCCATCGCCCTGCTCGACTGTGGCCGTCCCCGGGTGGGGGTGGTCTACTGCCCCATGCAAGACGAACTCTTCTGCGCCCTGGAGGGTGCCGGAGCCTGGCTTAACGGTCAGCGCATCGCGGTGACCGACACCCGGTTTCTCCTCGAGGCCCTGGTGGCCACCGGTTTTCCCTACGACATCCACGCCGCTCTGGACCAGGTCCTGGCTCAGCTCCGGGCCGTCCTGCCCAGGGTCCGGGACATCCGCCGCGCCGGCGCGGCGGCCCTGGACCTGGCCTATGTAGCCTGCGGCCGCCTGGACGGCTTCTGGGAGATGGATCTCAAGCCCTGGGATACGGCGGCCGGGTGGCTGCTGGTGACCGAGGCAGGCGGCAAGGTGAGTGATTTCGCCGGCAACGACTACTCGCCCTTTCTGCCCCGGATCCTGGCCAGCAACGGCATGCTGCACGAACAGCTGGGCAACTTGCTTACGTGA
- a CDS encoding HDIG domain-containing metalloprotein produces the protein MSKYGMTRDEALGLLQEYLQNPNLYKHCLASEAVLRALARELGEDEEKWGLAGLLHDLDAESQPDLATHTTETVRVLSERGVDPEIIEAIRLHNEEAHDDKRSTRFHHALAAGETITGLVIATALVYPDKKLASVKPKSVRKRFKEKAFARGANREIIRECEQLGLEVPRFCDLALAAMQEIADDLDL, from the coding sequence ATGAGTAAATACGGCATGACCCGTGACGAGGCCCTGGGTCTCCTGCAGGAGTACCTGCAAAATCCCAATCTATACAAACATTGTCTGGCCAGCGAGGCCGTACTCCGGGCCCTGGCCCGGGAACTGGGAGAAGATGAGGAGAAATGGGGACTTGCCGGACTGCTCCATGACCTGGATGCGGAAAGCCAGCCTGACCTGGCCACCCATACGACCGAAACAGTCCGGGTGCTGAGTGAGCGGGGCGTGGACCCCGAGATCATCGAAGCCATCCGCCTGCATAACGAAGAGGCCCATGACGACAAACGGTCAACCAGGTTCCACCACGCCCTGGCTGCAGGAGAAACCATAACCGGCCTGGTCATTGCCACGGCGCTTGTCTATCCGGACAAGAAACTTGCCTCGGTCAAGCCCAAATCCGTCCGTAAACGCTTCAAGGAAAAAGCGTTTGCCAGAGGAGCCAACCGGGAAATCATCCGCGAGTGCGAACAGCTCGGACTCGAGGTGCCCCGTTTTTGTGATCTGGCCCTGGCCGCCATGCAGGAAATTGCCGACGACCTGGACCTGTAA
- a CDS encoding ammonia-forming cytochrome c nitrite reductase subunit c552 → MKKLYALGAMALLVTGLAGTALAGVDRESCVSCHEEENRGMYEQWKNSAHGRNGVSCYDCHQAQEGDVDAFEHEGALIATLVTPRDCSACHPREAEQTMNSYHAHAGEILESKDAFLAHVAGGKPAAIVGCESCHGGKVKIDPEASNKLSPDTWPNSGIGRINPDGSKGSCNACHSRHSFSVAQARQPETCGKCHLGPDHPQKEIYEESKHGIAYYANVGKMNLESDSWVVGKDYYEAPTCATCHMSATEGQAITHDVGDRISWTLRLPISSYKDNWQKKRGAMKEVCTSCHQGNFVDGHYYQYDALVKLYNEKFAIPATEIYKLVKKKGLLERKDLAFGNDIDWEYWELWHHEGRRARMGAAMMGPDYTWWHGIYDVAHNFYFKFIPSVQKLGDPEVNKLIDDLLTRDGMHTWLNKSTSELKQAIRSGELQKVYEKLFKQDS, encoded by the coding sequence GTGAAGAAGTTATACGCGTTGGGGGCCATGGCCCTGCTGGTAACCGGCCTGGCCGGGACGGCCCTGGCCGGGGTGGACAGGGAAAGCTGTGTCAGCTGTCATGAGGAAGAGAACAGGGGCATGTACGAGCAGTGGAAGAACTCGGCCCATGGCAGGAACGGGGTCAGCTGCTACGACTGTCACCAGGCTCAGGAAGGGGATGTGGATGCCTTTGAACACGAAGGGGCCCTGATAGCCACCCTGGTGACCCCCAGGGATTGCTCGGCCTGTCATCCCCGGGAGGCCGAACAGACAATGAACTCCTACCACGCCCATGCCGGAGAGATCCTGGAATCCAAGGACGCCTTCCTGGCCCACGTGGCCGGTGGCAAGCCGGCGGCCATCGTCGGCTGCGAATCCTGCCATGGCGGCAAGGTCAAGATCGATCCCGAGGCCAGCAACAAATTGTCCCCGGACACCTGGCCCAACTCGGGAATCGGCCGGATCAATCCGGATGGCTCCAAGGGTTCATGTAATGCCTGTCACTCCAGGCATTCCTTTTCCGTGGCCCAGGCCCGGCAGCCCGAGACCTGCGGTAAGTGCCACCTGGGGCCGGACCATCCCCAAAAGGAGATCTACGAAGAGTCCAAGCATGGCATCGCCTACTACGCCAACGTGGGCAAGATGAATCTGGAGAGCGATTCCTGGGTGGTGGGCAAGGATTACTACGAGGCCCCCACCTGTGCCACCTGCCACATGTCCGCCACCGAGGGTCAGGCCATCACCCACGACGTGGGCGACCGGATATCCTGGACCCTGCGGCTACCCATTTCCAGCTACAAGGACAACTGGCAGAAAAAACGGGGTGCCATGAAGGAGGTGTGTACGAGCTGTCACCAGGGCAACTTTGTCGACGGTCACTACTACCAGTATGACGCGCTGGTCAAACTCTACAACGAGAAGTTCGCCATCCCGGCCACTGAGATCTACAAATTGGTCAAGAAAAAGGGATTGCTGGAGCGCAAGGATCTGGCCTTTGGTAACGATATCGACTGGGAGTACTGGGAACTGTGGCACCACGAGGGAAGGCGGGCCAGGATGGGTGCGGCCATGATGGGACCGGACTATACCTGGTGGCACGGTATCTATGACGTGGCCCACAACTTTTACTTCAAATTCATCCCTTCGGTGCAGAAGCTTGGTGATCCCGAGGTCAACAAACTGATCGATGATCTGCTGACCCGGGACGGGATGCACACCTGGCTGAACAAGTCCACCTCTGAGCTCAAGCAGGCCATCCGCTCCGGCGAACTGCAGAAGGTGTACGAGAAGTTGTTCAAGCAGGATTCCTGA
- a CDS encoding tetratricopeptide repeat protein — MNDIRTTKEQVVQFFFWILIGVMVLFAVLNTTGRQSGSPGSGNGAPVAEGQDLASQIAVYESILANNPDSIKALIGLGDLYFDGRRYQEAIEIFERAAQIDPTSAHVANDLGLLYLNTKVYDKALGNFQRALKIDPTHLDSLFYIGLIHEFAGRPDQALAVFNRILAANPSPELNRRVQQKIAAMKGQAP, encoded by the coding sequence ATGAATGATATTCGAACCACCAAGGAGCAGGTGGTCCAGTTCTTTTTCTGGATCCTGATTGGCGTGATGGTCCTGTTCGCCGTTCTCAACACCACAGGCAGACAATCTGGCAGCCCCGGCAGCGGGAACGGAGCCCCGGTGGCCGAGGGGCAGGACCTGGCATCACAGATCGCGGTCTATGAAAGCATCCTGGCCAACAATCCCGACTCCATCAAGGCCCTCATCGGTCTTGGTGACCTCTATTTCGACGGCCGCCGGTACCAGGAAGCCATCGAGATCTTTGAACGGGCCGCGCAGATCGATCCGACCAGCGCCCATGTGGCCAACGACCTGGGTCTTCTCTACCTGAACACCAAAGTATACGACAAGGCCCTTGGCAACTTTCAAAGGGCCCTTAAAATCGATCCGACCCACCTGGACAGTCTGTTCTACATCGGCCTGATCCATGAATTCGCCGGCCGACCGGACCAGGCCCTGGCGGTCTTCAACCGGATTCTCGCTGCCAACCCTTCGCCGGAATTGAACCGGAGAGTGCAGCAGAAAATAGCAGCCATGAAAGGCCAGGCTCCGTAA
- a CDS encoding CcmD family protein produces MNNEAFLIATYVIIWGGLFGYLLYANSQQHKLARRVASLEEMVHHREVRDE; encoded by the coding sequence ATGAACAATGAAGCGTTTCTGATCGCCACCTATGTGATCATCTGGGGCGGCCTGTTCGGATACCTCCTGTATGCAAACAGCCAGCAACACAAACTGGCCAGGAGAGTGGCCTCCCTGGAGGAGATGGTACACCACCGGGAGGTGAGAGATGAATGA
- a CDS encoding cytochrome c biogenesis protein, protein MRSSLRDRIYIILTALVFVTAIYMVFIHAPTERVMGPIQKIFYFHLACALAAFLSFLTAFVSGIFYLVRRDLQWDILGAASVEIGLVFTTLVLITGVLWGRPVWNAWWTWDPRLTTSLILWFIYAACLILRFSVDRQDKRAAFCAVMAIAGFVDVPIVFLSARLWRTIHPVVIRAGSIDMAPAMIQALLVALAAFTMLWVVLLYQRSRTLFMHNRIQLLEKQLDGEQT, encoded by the coding sequence ATGCGCTCATCTCTCAGGGATAGGATCTATATCATCCTGACAGCCCTGGTCTTCGTCACCGCCATCTACATGGTCTTCATCCATGCCCCCACCGAACGGGTCATGGGGCCGATCCAGAAAATATTCTATTTTCACCTGGCCTGCGCCCTGGCCGCTTTTCTCTCGTTCCTGACCGCCTTTGTCAGCGGCATCTTCTACCTGGTCCGCAGGGACCTGCAATGGGATATCCTGGGCGCGGCCAGCGTGGAGATCGGTCTGGTATTCACCACTTTGGTCCTGATCACCGGTGTACTCTGGGGGCGGCCGGTCTGGAATGCCTGGTGGACCTGGGATCCGCGGCTCACCACTTCGCTCATTCTCTGGTTCATCTACGCCGCCTGTCTCATCTTGAGATTTTCCGTGGATCGACAGGATAAACGGGCGGCCTTTTGCGCCGTGATGGCCATTGCCGGATTTGTCGATGTCCCCATTGTCTTCCTGTCGGCCAGGCTGTGGCGGACCATCCACCCGGTGGTTATCCGGGCCGGTTCCATCGACATGGCCCCGGCCATGATCCAGGCACTGCTGGTGGCCCTGGCCGCCTTTACCATGTTGTGGGTGGTGCTTCTCTACCAGCGCAGCCGGACACTGTTCATGCACAACAGGATACAACTTTTGGAAAAACAACTTGATGGAGAGCAAACATGA
- a CDS encoding heme exporter protein CcmB, with translation MNGLWLIVTKDLRAELRRPESLISMIFFGFLLLVVLNLAIPLGTEVAPETGAGILWVAITFAFVLGLARTMSREKENRCLEGLLLSPLAAESLFGAKMVVNLVLLLVAELSIIPLFFILYGDIPLHSLPMLIVVVLMANTGLAATGTLFSAITAGTSRNEALLPLLFYPVVIPLVSITVKVTGMIFLGAAVAEYESWLYVMAAYGLIFTGLGVLLFGQIITE, from the coding sequence ATGAACGGACTGTGGCTGATCGTCACCAAGGATCTGCGGGCGGAACTGCGGCGGCCGGAGTCACTGATCTCCATGATTTTTTTCGGGTTCCTTCTCCTGGTGGTCCTCAACCTTGCCATTCCGCTGGGTACAGAGGTCGCCCCGGAAACCGGGGCCGGGATTCTCTGGGTGGCCATCACCTTCGCCTTTGTTCTGGGCCTGGCCAGGACCATGAGCCGGGAAAAGGAGAATCGGTGCCTGGAAGGGCTCCTGCTCAGCCCCCTGGCCGCGGAATCCCTGTTCGGAGCCAAGATGGTGGTGAACCTCGTTCTCCTGCTGGTGGCCGAGCTTTCCATCATTCCGCTTTTTTTTATTCTCTACGGAGACATCCCTCTCCACTCACTGCCCATGCTCATCGTAGTGGTCCTCATGGCCAATACCGGGCTCGCCGCCACCGGGACACTGTTTTCCGCCATTACCGCCGGAACCAGCAGGAACGAGGCCCTATTGCCCCTGCTCTTCTATCCGGTGGTCATCCCGCTGGTCAGCATCACGGTGAAGGTCACCGGCATGATCTTCCTGGGTGCGGCCGTGGCCGAATACGAATCCTGGCTCTACGTCATGGCTGCCTACGGGCTCATCTTTACCGGCCTGGGCGTGCTGCTTTTTGGCCAGATAATAACGGAATAA
- the ccmA gene encoding heme ABC exporter ATP-binding protein CcmA produces MGEFLTVRNLCKDYEGLRALNKVSFTLGRGDFLSLFGPNGAGKSTLLRILATQVAPTSGVVEVSGFDLGEEPETFRMQLGVISHQSLLYDHMSALENLVFYARLYQVDRPEQRAAELLQLVDLYPRRHSRVGQFSRGMRQRLSIARALVNDPSLLLLDEPFTGLDQYAASLLMEQLTMLKNRRRTVIMVTHSLKRGLEAATRVGILAGGQLVYLQEREGLDRRAFAELYLEQVQGGTAP; encoded by the coding sequence ATGGGTGAGTTTCTCACTGTCCGTAATCTCTGCAAGGACTATGAAGGACTGCGGGCCCTGAACAAGGTAAGCTTTACCCTCGGGCGGGGTGACTTCTTGAGTCTCTTCGGTCCCAACGGGGCCGGCAAGTCCACCCTGCTCCGTATCCTGGCCACCCAGGTTGCTCCCACCTCGGGCGTAGTGGAGGTCTCGGGGTTCGATCTCGGAGAAGAGCCGGAGACCTTCCGGATGCAGCTCGGTGTCATCTCGCACCAGTCACTGCTCTATGACCACATGAGCGCCCTGGAGAACCTGGTCTTCTACGCCAGGCTCTACCAGGTGGACAGACCGGAACAGCGGGCCGCCGAACTGCTGCAGCTGGTGGACCTCTACCCCCGGCGTCATTCACGGGTGGGACAGTTTTCCCGCGGCATGCGCCAGCGGCTCAGTATTGCCAGAGCCCTGGTCAACGACCCTTCCCTCCTGCTCCTGGACGAACCGTTCACCGGACTTGACCAGTATGCAGCGAGCCTGCTGATGGAGCAGCTGACCATGTTGAAAAACCGGCGACGAACCGTGATCATGGTGACCCACAGCCTTAAACGGGGCCTGGAGGCAGCAACCAGGGTCGGCATCCTGGCCGGCGGACAGCTGGTCTACCTCCAGGAGCGCGAGGGGCTGGACCGACGCGCTTTTGCAGAGCTCTACCTGGAGCAGGTCCAGGGAGGTACCGCCCCATGA
- a CDS encoding cytochrome c-type biogenesis protein, producing the protein MKILIPVMLLFALFGQVSGAHALTRTEVEKNLICYACPGEPLNIDRCSGGDQMRAEIDRRLALGQDKETILNFFVQRFGEDILTVPPRKGFNLVAWAAPFVALFIGLAVATILTWRWAAAGRRAEKTIAEKTEAEALYLDMEKRVEDELKRLEDDA; encoded by the coding sequence ATGAAGATCCTGATCCCGGTTATGTTGTTATTTGCCCTGTTTGGCCAGGTGTCCGGAGCCCATGCCCTGACCAGAACCGAAGTGGAGAAAAACCTGATCTGTTACGCCTGCCCGGGCGAACCTCTGAACATTGACCGGTGCAGCGGTGGAGACCAGATGCGGGCCGAGATAGACCGGCGACTGGCACTCGGCCAGGACAAAGAGACCATTCTCAACTTCTTTGTCCAGCGGTTTGGCGAGGATATTCTCACTGTTCCGCCCCGGAAAGGGTTTAACCTGGTGGCCTGGGCCGCCCCCTTTGTCGCCCTGTTCATTGGCCTTGCAGTGGCCACCATATTAACCTGGAGGTGGGCGGCGGCCGGACGCAGGGCCGAAAAAACGATAGCGGAAAAGACCGAGGCCGAGGCCCTGTACCTTGACATGGAAAAACGGGTCGAGGACGAACTGAAAAGACTGGAGGACGACGCATGA